In one window of Blastopirellula marina DNA:
- the ffh gene encoding signal recognition particle protein, whose protein sequence is MFDSLQDGLRSAFKTLRGQGRLTEANMREGLKMVENALLEADVSYTVVKDFMKDVSDKAIGQDVLKSLKPEQQLVGIVQESLVDILGGDSDPSLHLKPDVTVLMMCGLQGAGKTTTCGKLARLIGQEGKKALLVAADLQRPAAVHQLHVVGESVDTLVYSEEGASDPIAVCQNAVKHARDNGIDVVILDTAGRLAIDEELMNQLKTIDLKVQPDQVYLVVDGMTGQDAVNSAKAFNDALELDGVMMTKLDGDARGGALLSVKHVTGVPIKFIGVSEHMDGLEPFHPDRMASRILGMGDILSMFELAQREFDQEQVQKTQERLQKGQFTLDDFRKQLNQIARPGLMQKMLGLMPGMGELGKLLQGGDHEKEMRRLGGMIDSMTPDERSNPKLIDNSRRQRIAKGSGVSPQEVNELLKQFDSMATMMKGMAGGGMGGAMDMMRKLRSGELMDPTGRVKKQKQSTGKRMTSKDIQNHKKLKKKLKKRRR, encoded by the coding sequence ATGTTTGATTCGTTACAAGACGGCTTACGATCGGCGTTTAAGACGCTGCGCGGACAAGGCCGATTGACCGAAGCGAACATGCGGGAAGGCCTGAAGATGGTCGAGAACGCGCTGCTCGAAGCAGACGTAAGCTACACGGTCGTCAAAGATTTCATGAAAGACGTGTCCGACAAAGCAATCGGACAAGACGTTCTGAAATCGCTCAAACCCGAACAACAGCTCGTCGGTATCGTTCAGGAATCCCTGGTCGATATCCTCGGTGGCGATTCCGATCCTTCGCTGCACCTGAAACCCGATGTCACCGTGCTGATGATGTGCGGTCTGCAGGGTGCCGGTAAGACCACCACCTGCGGTAAGTTAGCTCGCTTGATCGGTCAAGAAGGCAAAAAAGCCTTGCTGGTCGCGGCCGACCTTCAGCGTCCCGCAGCTGTGCACCAGTTGCACGTTGTCGGCGAAAGTGTCGACACGCTCGTTTACAGCGAAGAGGGTGCATCCGACCCGATCGCCGTCTGCCAGAACGCGGTAAAGCATGCCCGCGATAATGGCATCGACGTGGTGATCCTTGATACGGCAGGCCGTTTGGCGATCGACGAAGAGCTGATGAACCAGCTCAAAACGATCGACCTAAAAGTTCAGCCCGACCAGGTTTACCTGGTGGTCGACGGCATGACCGGGCAAGACGCGGTCAATAGTGCTAAAGCATTTAATGATGCTTTAGAGCTGGACGGCGTGATGATGACCAAGCTTGACGGTGACGCCCGTGGTGGTGCGTTGCTTTCGGTCAAGCATGTCACCGGCGTGCCCATCAAGTTCATTGGCGTCAGCGAGCACATGGACGGTCTGGAACCGTTCCATCCTGATCGTATGGCCAGCCGCATCTTGGGGATGGGCGATATCCTCTCGATGTTTGAACTGGCCCAGCGCGAGTTCGATCAGGAACAAGTTCAAAAGACGCAGGAACGTCTCCAAAAGGGGCAGTTCACCCTGGACGACTTCCGTAAACAGCTCAATCAGATTGCCCGCCCTGGCCTGATGCAGAAGATGCTCGGCTTGATGCCCGGCATGGGGGAGCTTGGCAAGCTGTTGCAAGGTGGCGACCACGAGAAAGAGATGCGTCGCCTGGGCGGCATGATCGATTCGATGACCCCAGACGAACGATCCAATCCAAAGCTGATCGACAATAGCCGTCGTCAGCGAATCGCCAAAGGCTCAGGCGTTTCCCCTCAAGAAGTGAACGAGCTGCTCAAGCAGTTTGATTCGATGGCCACCATGATGAAGGGGATGGCCGGGGGCGGCATGGGCGGTGCAATGGATATGATGCGGAAGCTTCGCAGTGGCGAGCTCATGGATCCGACCGGCCGTGTCAAAAAACAGAAACAAAGTACCGGTAAACGGATGACCTCGAAGGACATCCAGAATCACAAGAAACTCAAAAAGAAGCTCAAAAAGCGGCGTCGTTAA
- the rpsP gene encoding 30S ribosomal protein S16, with protein MAVRIRMKKMGRTHRPFYRICAMDSRSPRDGKAIEYLGTYDPFIKEKDARVSLKTERVDYWIGVGAQPSPKVAVLIRKYGTNGSHVAAQEEALARMATKTAYVPPKVEIKEPEPEAPAPAEGEAPAEEGAEAAAPAEGEAVEAAAEGSENKEDGA; from the coding sequence GTGGCAGTTCGCATTCGCATGAAGAAGATGGGCCGGACTCATCGTCCGTTCTATCGTATTTGCGCCATGGATTCTCGCAGCCCGCGAGATGGTAAGGCCATCGAGTACCTCGGCACCTACGATCCTTTCATTAAAGAAAAGGATGCTCGGGTTAGCCTTAAGACCGAACGCGTCGACTATTGGATCGGCGTTGGTGCTCAGCCTTCCCCAAAGGTTGCCGTTTTGATTCGTAAGTACGGCACCAACGGCTCCCATGTGGCTGCCCAAGAAGAAGCCTTGGCTCGTATGGCGACCAAGACTGCTTACGTTCCTCCGAAAGTGGAAATCAAAGAACCCGAACCAGAAGCTCCGGCTCCTGCTGAAGGAGAAGCACCGGCCGAAGAAGGCGCCGAAGCTGCTGCTCCTGCTGAAGGCGAAGCCGTGGAAGCCGCTGCCGAAGGTAGCGAAAACAAAGAGGATGGCGCGTAA